In one window of Microbacterium natoriense DNA:
- a CDS encoding Gfo/Idh/MocA family protein, translated as MSTVGIGIIGVGVISDTYLENLSAFPDVEVLIVGDLLVDRAQAQAEKYGVPAFGSAEDVLAHPGVGLVINLTIPAVHVEVSRAAIAAGKHVWTEKPLGLDREGAAELLREADAAGLRVGSAPDTLLGPGFQAARRAIENGVIGRPLFAQTAFQTQGPDLWHPSPAFLFAKGAGPLLDMGPYYFSALVSLLGPVDRIAAVGSKAREEREIHTGPNAGTTFPVEVPSTIQIVTAFEQGAQAQSLLSFDSALERHGIVEIHGTEGTIVIPDPNQFVGRIAYVKPLGVIRDGMSFEQEWIEIEHEDVKIGRGLGALDMVRAIAEGRPHVASGELGYHVLDILLSAQESAATGQTVVVESTVAPVPLLPEGFDPFAATL; from the coding sequence ATGAGCACGGTCGGCATCGGCATCATCGGCGTCGGGGTCATCAGCGACACCTACCTCGAGAACCTCTCGGCGTTCCCCGACGTCGAGGTCCTCATCGTCGGCGACCTGCTCGTCGACCGCGCGCAGGCGCAGGCCGAGAAGTACGGGGTCCCGGCATTCGGCAGCGCCGAAGACGTGCTCGCGCACCCGGGCGTCGGACTCGTCATCAACCTGACGATCCCGGCCGTCCACGTCGAGGTCTCGCGCGCGGCGATCGCCGCGGGCAAGCACGTGTGGACCGAGAAGCCGCTCGGCCTCGACCGCGAGGGCGCCGCAGAGCTGCTCCGTGAGGCGGATGCTGCCGGTCTCCGTGTCGGCTCGGCTCCCGACACGCTGCTCGGACCCGGCTTCCAGGCCGCTCGTCGAGCGATCGAGAACGGTGTCATCGGGCGTCCGCTGTTCGCGCAGACCGCGTTCCAGACCCAGGGGCCCGACCTCTGGCACCCGAGCCCCGCCTTCCTGTTCGCGAAGGGCGCCGGCCCGCTGCTCGACATGGGGCCGTACTACTTCTCGGCTCTCGTGAGCCTGCTCGGCCCCGTCGACCGCATCGCGGCCGTCGGCTCGAAGGCTCGTGAGGAGCGCGAGATCCACACCGGACCCAACGCCGGAACGACGTTCCCCGTCGAGGTGCCCTCGACGATCCAGATCGTGACCGCGTTCGAGCAGGGCGCCCAGGCGCAGAGCCTGCTGAGCTTCGACTCCGCGCTGGAGCGTCACGGCATCGTCGAGATCCATGGCACCGAGGGCACGATCGTGATCCCCGACCCGAACCAGTTCGTCGGCCGCATCGCGTACGTCAAACCGCTGGGTGTCATCCGCGACGGCATGTCGTTCGAGCAGGAGTGGATCGAGATCGAGCACGAGGACGTCAAGATCGGTCGCGGTCTCGGCGCTCTCGACATGGTCCGTGCGATCGCCGAAGGGCGTCCGCACGTCGCATCCGGTGAACTCGGATACCACGTGCTCGACATCCTGCTCTCCGCGCAGGAGTCGGCGGCCACGGGGCAGACCGTGGTGGTCGAGAGCACCGTGGCCCCGGTGCCGCTGCTGCCGGAGGGCTTCGACCCCTTCGCCGCAACCCTCTGA
- a CDS encoding aldo/keto reductase: protein MPIAADDSRLARPFEAAATRYTDVPFQRAGASGVQLPKVSLGLWQNFGRDRSFDSQREIVLHAFDRGVVHIDLANNYGPPYGSAESTFGAVLDSGLARYRDELFVTTKAGYDMWPGPFGDGGSRKYLVRSLEQSLRRMKTDYVDVFYSHRVDPDTPIEETTTALADIVRSGKALYVGISNYPAPLAKRAYDLLAEQGVKLLLHQPRYSLFDRTPEAELFPLLRELAVGSAVFSPLAQGLLTRKYIDGDVPADSRAANSFFLNGSALTDGYLDRIRGIDRIAQEAGLSIPQLAIAWVLRDPVVTTAIIGASRTSQIDDAVAASQVSLSGDVITALDEFAAPVGGSVS, encoded by the coding sequence ATGCCCATCGCCGCTGACGACTCCCGGCTCGCGCGTCCTTTCGAGGCCGCGGCCACCCGCTACACCGACGTGCCGTTCCAGCGCGCGGGAGCCAGCGGCGTGCAGCTGCCGAAGGTCTCGCTCGGGCTCTGGCAGAACTTCGGTCGCGACCGCTCGTTCGACAGCCAGCGCGAGATCGTGCTGCACGCCTTCGACCGCGGGGTCGTGCACATCGACCTCGCGAACAACTACGGCCCGCCGTACGGATCCGCGGAGTCGACATTCGGCGCGGTTCTCGACAGCGGCCTCGCCCGCTATCGCGATGAGCTGTTCGTGACGACCAAGGCGGGCTACGACATGTGGCCGGGGCCGTTCGGCGACGGCGGATCGCGCAAATACCTCGTGCGCTCGCTCGAGCAGAGTCTTCGGCGCATGAAGACCGACTACGTCGACGTCTTCTACTCGCATCGGGTCGACCCGGATACCCCGATTGAAGAGACGACGACCGCGCTCGCCGACATCGTGCGCAGCGGCAAGGCTCTCTATGTCGGCATCTCGAACTATCCGGCTCCGCTCGCCAAGCGGGCCTACGACCTGCTCGCCGAACAGGGCGTGAAGCTGCTGCTGCACCAGCCGCGCTACTCGCTGTTCGACCGCACTCCCGAGGCCGAACTGTTTCCGCTGCTGCGCGAACTCGCCGTCGGCAGCGCCGTCTTCTCTCCGCTCGCTCAGGGGCTGCTCACCCGCAAGTACATCGACGGCGACGTGCCGGCCGACTCGCGCGCCGCGAACAGCTTCTTCCTGAACGGCTCGGCACTCACCGACGGCTACCTGGACCGGATCCGCGGCATCGACCGCATCGCTCAGGAGGCAGGGCTCTCGATCCCGCAGCTCGCGATCGCGTGGGTGCTGCGTGATCCCGTGGTCACGACGGCGATCATCGGCGCCTCGCGGACCTCGCAGATCGACGATGCCGTGGCGGCCAGCCAGGTCTCGCTGTCCGGCGACGTGATCACGGCGCTCGACGAGTTCGCGGCTCCCGTCGGCGGCTCGGTGTCCTGA
- a CDS encoding MFS transporter: MSAPTSTHVSAPASPTPAQRRLMPWLLLINAAMLTGFSGFIVIFLPDQIQQIDAANKVGNLAIVSAAASVGAIIVHPLVGALSDRTRSRFGRRTPWLIVGSVTAAVFMIAMSLATELWSILLVYVILTVGLNTIGTAQSAVVPDRLPREQFGAASGALAVGAFIGMGLGVGLAGVFANSVGIGYPVFGALVLGVCVLFTIFNRDESSLDLAREPFRWKRFFASFWVSPASFPDFWWAFGGRFLLILAYQSVQSYLLYILRDYVGLSDAESTALSMPLTAAMLVGALLTAYVTGKMSDRLNRRKIFVLIASVIMAASLVIPLVAPSVVGMFAFAGLFGLGYGVYLSVDSALMNEVLPTADAAAKDLGILTIATTLPQALTPLIVWALIALTGSYTSVFLAGIVFALAGALTVLPIRSVR, translated from the coding sequence ATGTCTGCACCGACCTCGACGCACGTGAGCGCCCCGGCCTCTCCGACGCCGGCGCAGCGCCGGCTGATGCCGTGGCTGCTCCTCATCAACGCGGCGATGCTGACCGGGTTCTCGGGGTTCATCGTGATCTTCCTGCCGGATCAGATCCAGCAGATCGACGCCGCGAACAAAGTGGGGAACCTCGCGATCGTCTCGGCGGCCGCGTCGGTCGGCGCGATCATCGTGCATCCTCTGGTCGGCGCGCTCTCCGACCGCACCCGCAGCCGGTTCGGGCGCCGCACCCCGTGGCTGATCGTCGGCAGCGTGACGGCCGCCGTCTTCATGATCGCGATGTCGCTGGCCACCGAGCTGTGGAGCATCCTGCTCGTCTACGTGATCCTCACCGTGGGCCTCAACACGATCGGCACCGCCCAATCGGCGGTCGTGCCCGATCGGCTTCCGCGCGAGCAGTTCGGCGCGGCATCCGGCGCCCTCGCCGTCGGCGCCTTCATCGGCATGGGGCTCGGCGTCGGACTCGCGGGCGTCTTCGCGAACAGCGTCGGCATCGGCTACCCGGTGTTCGGAGCCCTGGTCCTCGGGGTCTGCGTGCTCTTCACGATCTTCAACCGCGACGAGTCATCGCTCGACCTGGCGCGCGAACCCTTCCGCTGGAAGCGATTCTTCGCGAGCTTCTGGGTGAGTCCTGCATCCTTCCCCGATTTCTGGTGGGCGTTCGGGGGCCGTTTCCTGCTGATCCTCGCCTACCAGAGCGTGCAGTCGTACCTGCTGTACATCCTGCGCGACTACGTCGGGCTGTCGGATGCCGAGTCCACAGCGCTGAGCATGCCACTCACCGCTGCCATGCTGGTCGGCGCGCTGCTCACCGCCTATGTGACCGGCAAGATGAGCGACCGTCTGAACCGGCGCAAGATCTTCGTGCTGATCGCGTCGGTGATCATGGCCGCGTCGCTCGTGATCCCGCTGGTCGCCCCGAGCGTCGTCGGCATGTTCGCCTTCGCCGGTCTCTTCGGGCTCGGCTACGGCGTCTATCTCAGCGTCGATTCCGCTCTCATGAACGAGGTGTTGCCGACAGCGGATGCCGCAGCGAAGGACCTCGGCATCCTCACGATCGCGACCACTCTGCCGCAGGCTCTCACTCCCCTGATCGTGTGGGCGCTGATCGCCCTCACCGGCAGCTACACCTCGGTCTTTCTCGCAGGAATCGTCTTCGCCTTGGCCGGCGCTCTCACGGTGCTGCCGATCCGCAGCGTGCGCTGA
- a CDS encoding VOC family protein encodes MTAFQSTHAFSGFSVDDIDAARTFYAETLGLEVTTNAMGFLDVHLPSGASILVYAKPNHTPASFTILNFPVDDVDAAVDDLNARGVVTKIYTDPDFGTDAKGIARGGGRGPDIAWFTDPAGNVLSVLAAA; translated from the coding sequence ATGACCGCCTTCCAGAGCACGCACGCCTTCAGCGGATTCAGCGTCGACGACATCGACGCCGCCCGCACGTTCTATGCCGAGACTCTCGGCCTCGAGGTCACCACCAACGCGATGGGGTTCCTCGACGTCCATCTCCCGTCCGGTGCATCGATCCTCGTCTACGCGAAGCCGAACCACACTCCGGCCAGCTTCACGATCCTGAACTTCCCCGTCGACGACGTCGACGCCGCGGTCGACGATCTCAACGCCCGCGGAGTCGTCACGAAGATCTACACCGACCCCGACTTCGGCACCGACGCCAAGGGCATCGCGCGCGGCGGCGGCCGAGGACCCGACATCGCGTGGTTCACCGATCCGGCCGGGAACGTCCTCTCCGTCCTCGCCGCCGCCTGA
- a CDS encoding ABC transporter substrate-binding protein: protein MRHRRFLIASSAAIAGTLLLAGCTAGGGPAEIEDHSKDFGFNAEGLPIVDKTLTLTFGGSKAALAPEYSEMELVQQWEADTNIAIDWENLPDQVYAEKKNLMLASGELPDVLFNTGLSDAEIVQNGTNGTLLPLEDLIEEHAPTLTAILEERPDIRAAITASDGHIYTLPSVEELGLVAYPNFLYINRSWLDALGLPMPTTIDEYHDALKAFATQDPNGNGAADEIPLSFRTDSFAANPHDLIAALGGQPENNDHRIVRDGKVEFTADTDEYRTGVAALGDWYAEGLIDPESFSQDDVAYLSKGKSGTEILGSFFWWELKEMVGDDRMSDYALVGILEGVDGERLASVSNNQEISRGAMAITRANKYPAATIRWADRLFDPVMSAQSNWGPIGVTLQEDADGILVQIPAADGESEGERRQRVAPGGPKITTTDDFESVVAPEPRAKERQDLVNEFYAPYQANEGYPPVLLSNEELDRVSFATADINTLVKEKFASWIVNGNIDGEWDGYVSQLKTLGVDDVIDTYQQAYDRFQKGGE, encoded by the coding sequence ATGAGACATCGCCGTTTCCTCATCGCTTCATCCGCCGCGATCGCCGGCACCCTGCTGCTCGCCGGCTGCACCGCCGGTGGCGGCCCTGCTGAGATCGAAGATCATTCGAAGGACTTCGGCTTCAACGCCGAGGGGCTCCCCATCGTCGACAAGACGCTCACGCTGACCTTCGGCGGATCGAAGGCCGCTCTGGCCCCGGAGTACTCCGAGATGGAACTCGTGCAGCAGTGGGAGGCCGACACGAACATCGCGATCGATTGGGAGAACCTCCCCGATCAGGTCTACGCGGAGAAGAAGAACCTGATGCTGGCCAGTGGCGAGCTGCCGGACGTTCTCTTCAACACCGGACTGTCGGATGCCGAGATCGTGCAGAACGGGACCAACGGGACGCTGCTTCCGCTGGAGGACCTGATCGAGGAGCACGCGCCGACGCTCACCGCGATTCTCGAGGAGCGCCCCGATATCCGCGCTGCGATCACGGCCTCGGACGGCCACATCTACACGCTGCCCTCGGTCGAAGAACTCGGCCTGGTCGCCTATCCGAACTTCCTGTACATCAACAGGTCCTGGCTCGACGCCCTGGGGCTGCCGATGCCCACGACGATCGATGAGTACCACGACGCGCTGAAGGCGTTCGCGACGCAGGACCCCAACGGAAACGGGGCCGCCGACGAGATCCCCCTCAGCTTCCGCACCGATTCGTTTGCAGCCAACCCGCACGACCTGATCGCCGCGCTCGGCGGCCAGCCGGAGAACAACGACCACCGCATCGTGCGCGACGGCAAGGTGGAGTTCACGGCGGACACCGACGAGTACCGCACCGGAGTCGCGGCCCTCGGGGACTGGTACGCCGAAGGCCTCATCGACCCCGAGTCGTTCTCACAGGACGATGTGGCATACCTCTCGAAGGGCAAGTCGGGTACCGAGATCCTCGGCTCCTTCTTCTGGTGGGAGCTGAAGGAGATGGTCGGCGATGACCGCATGAGCGACTACGCGCTGGTCGGCATCCTCGAAGGCGTGGACGGCGAACGGCTCGCCAGCGTCTCGAACAATCAGGAGATCAGCCGAGGCGCCATGGCGATTACTCGGGCGAACAAGTACCCGGCTGCGACCATCCGCTGGGCCGATCGGCTGTTCGATCCGGTGATGTCCGCACAGTCGAACTGGGGCCCGATCGGCGTCACCCTGCAGGAGGACGCCGACGGCATCCTCGTCCAGATCCCCGCCGCGGACGGTGAATCCGAAGGCGAGCGCAGGCAGCGCGTCGCGCCGGGCGGGCCGAAGATCACGACCACCGACGACTTCGAGTCGGTCGTCGCGCCAGAACCTCGAGCCAAGGAGCGACAGGATCTCGTCAACGAGTTCTACGCCCCCTACCAGGCCAACGAGGGATACCCGCCGGTGCTGCTGTCGAACGAGGAGCTCGACCGGGTGTCGTTCGCCACCGCCGACATCAACACGCTCGTCAAGGAGAAGTTCGCCTCGTGGATCGTGAACGGGAACATCGACGGTGAATGGGACGGCTACGTCTCGCAGCTGAAGACGCTCGGCGTGGATGACGTGATCGACACCTATCAGCAGGCCTACGACCGGTTCCAGAAGGGCGGCGAGTAG
- a CDS encoding sugar phosphate isomerase/epimerase family protein: MALPETSVQLYTLAAEFSADMEGSLDKLAAIGLRNVEAFDFVRRPDEIRAALDASGLASPTGHAPLLSDELWTPDGSIPTPAPEVVFEAAAKVGLKTVIDPFVAPERWFTLEGVTDIADRLNALVDTAAGFGLTVGYHNHAQEFVADFDGQTAYERFVELTDDRVALELDLYWALTGGQDVPALVSRLGDRLVAAHVKDGIAPASNPFAPGAAEFGSDSLDQRHAGTGDVPLADALRAASALRYAVIEYDKAPGDVFADIAASYSFLIEGGFSR, encoded by the coding sequence GTGGCCCTGCCAGAAACCTCGGTTCAGCTGTACACCCTCGCAGCGGAGTTCTCCGCCGACATGGAAGGCTCGCTCGACAAGCTCGCCGCCATCGGCCTCCGCAACGTCGAGGCCTTCGACTTCGTCCGCCGTCCCGACGAGATCCGCGCGGCGCTCGACGCCTCGGGCCTCGCCTCGCCGACCGGCCACGCCCCGCTGCTCTCCGACGAGCTGTGGACGCCCGACGGCTCGATCCCGACGCCGGCTCCGGAGGTCGTGTTCGAGGCAGCCGCGAAGGTCGGGCTGAAGACGGTCATCGACCCGTTCGTCGCACCCGAGCGCTGGTTCACGCTCGAGGGCGTGACCGACATCGCCGACCGCCTGAACGCGCTCGTCGACACCGCCGCGGGCTTCGGCCTCACGGTCGGCTACCACAACCACGCGCAGGAGTTCGTCGCCGACTTCGATGGCCAGACGGCCTACGAGCGCTTCGTCGAGCTCACCGACGACCGGGTCGCGCTCGAGCTCGACCTCTACTGGGCCCTCACTGGTGGACAGGACGTCCCTGCCCTCGTCTCGCGCCTCGGTGACCGCCTCGTCGCCGCGCACGTCAAGGACGGCATCGCCCCCGCGAGCAACCCGTTCGCTCCCGGTGCCGCGGAGTTCGGCTCCGATAGCCTCGACCAGCGTCACGCCGGCACGGGCGATGTGCCCCTCGCCGACGCGCTGCGCGCAGCATCCGCTCTCCGGTACGCCGTGATCGAGTACGACAAGGCTCCGGGCGACGTCTTCGCCGACATCGCTGCCAGCTACTCCTTCCTCATCGAGGGCGGGTTCTCCCGATGA
- a CDS encoding TetR/AcrR family transcriptional regulator — protein sequence MTDSPEDAPDAEARPKGRYPKGIARRQEILDKAIEVFARRGSQKTSLRAIAQEVGVTHAALTHYFGSLEELLVEVYRESQHKPSKERPLPADASPAMAMSIAAEANREIPGLVQLYSTLVSMALEDNHPIAQRFATERFGQLRAEIAEQVGHLQASGHVRADLDPVLVAALVIAASDGLQIQWLLDDEVNHEAALEMLDRLLRGIAPASDG from the coding sequence ATGACCGACTCGCCTGAGGATGCGCCCGACGCAGAGGCGCGCCCGAAGGGGCGGTACCCGAAGGGCATCGCCCGGCGTCAGGAGATCCTCGACAAGGCGATCGAGGTGTTCGCGCGCCGCGGCTCTCAGAAGACGAGCCTGCGCGCGATCGCGCAGGAGGTGGGCGTCACGCATGCGGCCCTGACTCACTATTTCGGCTCCCTGGAAGAGCTGCTCGTCGAGGTGTACCGCGAATCGCAGCACAAACCGAGCAAGGAACGCCCGTTGCCCGCCGACGCGAGCCCCGCGATGGCGATGAGCATCGCGGCAGAGGCGAACCGCGAGATCCCTGGACTCGTGCAGTTGTACTCGACCCTCGTCTCGATGGCGCTCGAGGACAACCATCCGATCGCGCAGCGGTTCGCCACGGAGCGCTTCGGGCAGCTCCGCGCGGAGATCGCGGAACAGGTTGGACACCTGCAGGCATCGGGGCATGTGCGCGCCGATCTCGACCCCGTCCTCGTCGCCGCCCTCGTGATCGCGGCATCCGACGGCCTGCAGATCCAGTGGCTTCTCGACGACGAGGTCAATCACGAGGCGGCGCTGGAGATGCTCGACCGCCTGCTCCGGGGCATCGCTCCGGCATCCGACGGCTGA
- a CDS encoding glycoside hydrolase family 32 protein, translating to MTSIPTTDTAALRPVAHFTAKNSWLNDPNGLLHHDGTYHLFFQTNPHGTTWGNISWGHATSTDLVTWTEQDLAIPFTEDEMAFSGSAVVDARNTAGFAKEGETALVAIYTSAKDGSQSQSLAFSLDEGETWTRYAGNPVLDIGSAEFRDPKVFWYGGDDGHWVMVAVEAVAKKVVLYTSSDLRHWTFASDFGPAHAVGGVWECPDLFPLIVEGTTRTRWVLIVSMNPGGIAGGSGTQYFVGDFDGASFVPERLVDSNDLADFDWLDYGRDYYAAVSFNDAPDGRRLMVGWASNWDYANVTPTSPWRSSMSLVREIRLIASTDGVHRIAQRPVLPREVEGLQVFELSVPSGVGNRHAVVLSGVDEERLVITIDGDDRSISCDRTASGQIAFHESFPSVDWAPLPNGTTDSLDLLIVVDGMIVEIYAGGGLVTMTEQVFPSEPFGSLRVEPLAR from the coding sequence GTGACAAGCATCCCCACCACCGATACCGCCGCGCTGCGACCCGTCGCGCACTTCACCGCGAAGAATTCGTGGCTCAACGACCCGAACGGCCTGCTCCATCACGACGGCACGTACCACCTGTTCTTCCAGACCAACCCGCACGGCACCACCTGGGGGAACATCTCCTGGGGGCACGCGACATCGACCGATTTGGTCACCTGGACCGAGCAGGATCTGGCCATCCCGTTCACCGAGGACGAGATGGCGTTCTCCGGCAGCGCCGTCGTGGATGCGCGGAACACAGCCGGCTTCGCGAAAGAGGGGGAGACCGCCCTGGTCGCGATCTACACGAGCGCGAAAGACGGTTCGCAGTCCCAGTCCCTGGCGTTCAGCCTGGACGAGGGGGAGACGTGGACACGCTATGCCGGAAACCCGGTGCTCGACATCGGCTCGGCCGAGTTCCGCGACCCGAAGGTCTTCTGGTACGGCGGCGACGACGGCCACTGGGTCATGGTCGCGGTCGAAGCCGTCGCGAAGAAGGTCGTGCTCTACACCTCATCCGATCTGCGGCACTGGACCTTCGCGTCCGACTTCGGGCCGGCGCATGCCGTGGGCGGCGTCTGGGAATGCCCCGACCTGTTCCCGCTGATCGTCGAGGGCACGACGCGCACGCGCTGGGTTCTGATCGTCAGTATGAATCCCGGAGGGATCGCGGGCGGATCGGGCACCCAGTACTTCGTCGGAGATTTCGACGGAGCCTCGTTCGTCCCCGAGCGCCTCGTCGATTCGAACGACCTCGCGGACTTCGACTGGCTCGACTACGGCCGGGACTACTACGCGGCGGTCTCCTTCAACGATGCTCCTGACGGAAGACGGCTGATGGTGGGCTGGGCGAGCAACTGGGACTACGCGAACGTCACCCCCACATCCCCTTGGCGCTCGTCGATGTCCCTCGTGCGGGAGATCCGACTGATCGCTTCGACCGACGGTGTGCATCGCATCGCGCAGCGTCCCGTGCTGCCGAGGGAAGTCGAAGGTCTGCAGGTCTTCGAACTCTCGGTGCCGTCGGGTGTCGGGAATCGGCACGCCGTCGTCTTGTCCGGCGTGGACGAAGAGCGACTGGTGATCACGATCGACGGCGACGACCGCAGCATCTCCTGCGACCGAACGGCGAGCGGCCAGATCGCGTTCCACGAGAGCTTCCCGTCTGTGGACTGGGCGCCCCTGCCGAACGGGACGACCGATTCGCTCGACCTGCTCATCGTGGTGGACGGCATGATCGTCGAGATCTACGCCGGAGGCGGCCTCGTCACCATGACCGAGCAGGTGTTCCCGAGCGAGCCGTTCGGGAGCCTGCGTGTCGAACCACTCGCCCGCTGA
- a CDS encoding alpha/beta hydrolase family esterase: MIKVTRPWARTLLAAGFVVAMTAGGVISVAPASADARPGRSCERELPVGASTLDVTFAGEVYDVLVQVPEAPLRRELPLVVDLHGSNANGGVQAEISDLGQVGAANGFIVVNPTGDLEFPQTLPDGNWAWNVPGVPLTSGTYPPEGARDDVAFLRAVVDAVDAAGCVDERRVFATGFSGGGRMASALACEASDVFAAIAPVAGLRAGRPDPEALSAPVAASCTPERPVAVVSFHGTADFVNPYPGNSDPRWGYSVQLAAERWAALNECRRGPAVASAGEGITAYSWSHCAAHADVVVYEVAEGGHTWPGTDVDLSALGATTQEINASQTMWEFFKAHPRRG, translated from the coding sequence ATGATCAAGGTGACACGTCCGTGGGCCCGCACGCTGCTGGCTGCGGGATTCGTGGTGGCGATGACCGCAGGTGGGGTGATCTCCGTGGCACCCGCGAGCGCCGATGCCCGACCTGGTCGGTCATGCGAACGCGAACTGCCGGTCGGCGCGTCCACGCTCGACGTGACCTTCGCGGGAGAGGTGTATGACGTTCTCGTCCAAGTGCCGGAGGCGCCGCTGCGTCGCGAACTCCCGCTCGTCGTCGACCTTCACGGCTCGAATGCCAACGGAGGCGTGCAGGCCGAGATCTCGGATCTCGGCCAGGTGGGGGCCGCCAACGGCTTCATCGTCGTCAATCCGACGGGTGATCTCGAGTTCCCGCAGACGCTCCCAGACGGTAACTGGGCCTGGAACGTGCCGGGCGTCCCACTCACCTCCGGCACGTATCCGCCCGAGGGCGCCCGCGATGACGTCGCGTTCCTCCGCGCAGTGGTCGACGCAGTCGACGCAGCCGGCTGCGTCGACGAGCGCCGTGTCTTCGCCACCGGGTTCTCCGGCGGCGGACGCATGGCGTCTGCACTCGCGTGCGAGGCATCGGATGTGTTCGCTGCGATCGCCCCGGTGGCCGGGCTCCGGGCAGGTCGTCCTGATCCCGAAGCGCTCTCGGCGCCCGTCGCCGCGTCATGCACGCCGGAGAGACCTGTTGCGGTGGTGTCGTTCCACGGGACGGCGGACTTCGTGAACCCGTATCCGGGCAACTCCGATCCCCGCTGGGGCTACAGCGTCCAACTGGCGGCCGAGCGCTGGGCCGCGCTCAACGAGTGCCGCCGGGGGCCGGCCGTCGCCTCGGCCGGTGAGGGCATCACCGCGTACTCCTGGTCGCACTGCGCCGCGCACGCAGACGTCGTCGTCTACGAGGTGGCGGAAGGCGGGCATACCTGGCCGGGAACCGACGTGGATCTCTCCGCCCTCGGTGCCACGACGCAGGAGATCAACGCCTCGCAGACGATGTGGGAGTTCTTCAAAGCCCATCCGCGCCGCGGTTGA
- a CDS encoding carbohydrate ABC transporter permease: MTDTISASTASARSTRRDPSASRHVSPPPRARWRERAADPVFNIVAVGMLVVAIIAILYPLYFIVIASVSEPSEILNGNVWLWPQGFTLEGYTRIFSDATILRGFANSVLYTVVGTAISVATILCAAYALSRRDLYGRTFFMLLFIITMFIDGGLIARYLVVRDLGMLDTIWAIVLPGAVGVWNLIIARAFFENNVPGELREAAQLDGANDFRFFFRIVLPLSKPLIFLMIMIHLVANWNAFFDALIFLDDESKYPLQLVLRNVLIQSEVSSAGGTGALDSYAAAQRLGELIKYGMIVVSTIPLLIVLPFMQKHFTKGALLGAVKS, encoded by the coding sequence ATGACTGACACGATCTCCGCTTCGACGGCATCCGCTCGTTCCACCCGTCGTGACCCGTCCGCCTCCCGACACGTCTCCCCGCCGCCGCGCGCCCGTTGGCGGGAGCGCGCTGCCGATCCTGTCTTCAACATCGTCGCAGTGGGGATGCTGGTCGTGGCGATCATCGCCATCCTCTACCCGCTCTACTTCATCGTGATCGCCTCGGTGAGCGAGCCCTCGGAGATTTTGAACGGCAACGTCTGGCTCTGGCCGCAGGGCTTCACCTTGGAGGGCTACACGCGGATCTTCTCCGACGCCACCATTCTCAGAGGCTTCGCGAACTCGGTCCTGTACACCGTGGTCGGCACTGCGATCAGCGTGGCGACGATCCTGTGCGCCGCTTACGCGCTCTCACGGAGAGATCTCTACGGCCGCACGTTCTTCATGCTGCTGTTCATCATCACGATGTTCATCGACGGCGGTCTCATCGCTCGGTACCTGGTGGTGCGCGATCTCGGGATGCTCGACACGATCTGGGCCATCGTCCTCCCCGGCGCGGTCGGGGTCTGGAACCTGATCATCGCTCGCGCCTTCTTCGAGAACAACGTGCCGGGCGAGCTCCGCGAAGCCGCGCAGCTCGACGGCGCCAACGACTTCCGCTTCTTCTTCCGCATCGTGCTGCCGTTGTCGAAGCCGCTCATCTTCCTGATGATCATGATCCATCTCGTCGCGAACTGGAACGCGTTCTTCGACGCTCTGATCTTCCTCGACGACGAGAGCAAGTATCCGCTGCAGCTCGTCCTCCGCAACGTCCTCATCCAGTCCGAGGTCTCGTCTGCCGGCGGCACCGGCGCGCTCGATTCGTACGCGGCCGCACAGCGGCTGGGCGAGCTGATCAAGTACGGAATGATCGTCGTCTCCACGATCCCGCTGCTGATCGTCCTCCCGTTCATGCAGAAGCACTTCACCAAGGGCGCGCTCCTCGGCGCCGTCAAGAGCTGA